A genomic segment from Candidatus Cloacimonadota bacterium encodes:
- a CDS encoding ABC transporter ATP-binding protein, which produces MPHSHFHGGSEDDIQNKMYDKVLFKRLIAFLKPYKFLVFISFILLLLIAAAELTLPYITKVAVDDLIASRKSLLEFESTSEKDDFIKKYKKIKFQDFHFKEKYYLIFSNTKLNHFEKGEIKELEKSGRFFQNILVLDNTEKNKGILSKIEPIEISEKKMAIQSSDLNDLKTSGLISKQEMKILRSSDISKLKMFGILFFGIIFLQFLFTYFQIFTVNYAAQNAMYDLRLKLFSHLEKMPLSFFDKNPVGRLVTRVTNDVRTLDEMLSEGLIKLIQDMFVLVGIIIMMLILNWKLALVTFTILPFLIILLIVFKNKVRVAYRIVRKKIASINSALSEDISGVKIIQLFNRLAHKKKEFAKINNEYYQASMRQMRIFASFRPVIHSLRRVAVAILVWFGLGQVLQNYITLGIFMAFMSYVDRFFEPIDHLSEKFNILQAAMSGSERIFDLMDKPVEEGNRREEKGDRKRETGDQASLRYARTSRKKKIGFRGEIEFQNVWLQYKENEDVLKNVSFKVKAGEKIALVGHTGSGKTSIISLISGLYPFQKGEIKIDGKDIRDYSLEDLRRNIGIVQQDVFLFSGTIKENIVLNDKTISEERMQQVSKYVNVHKFIEKLPQKYNDPVMERGATFSVGQRQLIAFARVLAYDPAIFVLDEATSNIDTETEILIQDALKKLMENRTSIIIAHRLSTIQHVDRILVLHKGEIREEGTHQELLAKEGLYYDLYRLQYL; this is translated from the coding sequence CCTGATCGCTTCCAGGAAAAGTCTGCTCGAATTTGAATCAACCAGTGAAAAAGATGATTTTATCAAAAAATATAAAAAGATAAAATTTCAGGATTTTCATTTTAAGGAAAAGTATTATCTGATTTTCTCAAACACAAAGCTCAATCATTTTGAAAAAGGTGAAATCAAAGAATTAGAAAAATCCGGAAGATTTTTTCAGAATATTTTAGTTCTGGATAATACCGAAAAAAATAAAGGAATTTTGAGTAAGATAGAACCAATCGAAATTTCCGAAAAGAAAATGGCGATTCAATCCTCTGATTTGAATGATTTAAAAACTTCAGGACTAATTTCCAAACAGGAAATGAAAATCCTCCGATCGTCGGATATTTCAAAATTGAAGATGTTCGGGATTCTCTTTTTCGGGATAATATTTTTGCAGTTCTTGTTTACTTATTTTCAAATCTTTACGGTCAATTATGCAGCACAAAATGCAATGTATGATCTGCGGCTCAAACTTTTTTCTCATCTCGAAAAAATGCCGCTTTCATTTTTTGACAAAAATCCGGTTGGGAGACTGGTAACCCGCGTGACGAACGATGTTCGCACTCTCGATGAAATGTTGAGCGAAGGACTCATCAAACTCATTCAGGATATGTTCGTGCTGGTCGGGATCATCATCATGATGCTCATCCTGAACTGGAAACTGGCTCTGGTCACCTTCACTATCCTTCCTTTCCTGATCATACTTTTGATCGTTTTCAAAAACAAAGTTCGGGTTGCATATCGGATTGTAAGGAAGAAGATTGCGAGCATAAATTCCGCTTTATCTGAAGATATTTCCGGTGTGAAGATCATCCAGCTTTTCAATAGACTTGCTCATAAGAAAAAGGAATTTGCAAAGATCAACAACGAATACTATCAAGCCTCGATGCGCCAAATGCGAATCTTCGCTTCCTTCAGACCTGTCATTCATTCTCTGCGACGAGTTGCAGTTGCTATTCTGGTCTGGTTCGGATTGGGACAGGTTTTGCAGAATTATATTACGCTCGGGATTTTCATGGCTTTTATGAGTTATGTGGACAGATTCTTCGAGCCGATCGATCATTTGAGCGAGAAATTCAATATCCTGCAGGCAGCGATGTCCGGCTCTGAAAGAATATTTGATTTGATGGATAAACCTGTCGAAGAAGGAAATAGGAGAGAGGAGAAAGGAGATAGGAAACGGGAAACAGGAGATCAGGCTTCGCTGCGCTACGCCCGGACAAGTAGGAAAAAGAAAATTGGATTTCGGGGCGAGATCGAATTCCAGAATGTGTGGCTGCAGTATAAAGAAAATGAAGATGTTTTGAAGAATGTTTCCTTTAAAGTGAAAGCAGGTGAGAAGATCGCACTGGTTGGTCATACTGGTTCAGGGAAAACTTCCATCATCAGTTTAATTTCGGGATTATATCCGTTTCAAAAAGGGGAGATAAAAATAGATGGGAAAGACATTCGGGATTATTCATTAGAAGATTTGCGGAGAAATATCGGGATCGTGCAGCAGGATGTTTTTCTTTTTTCCGGAACGATCAAAGAGAACATCGTTTTGAACGACAAGACAATTTCCGAGGAAAGAATGCAGCAGGTTTCCAAATATGTAAATGTCCACAAATTTATTGAAAAGCTTCCCCAAAAATACAACGATCCGGTAATGGAGCGTGGAGCGACTTTCTCTGTCGGACAGCGACAGCTTATCGCTTTTGCACGGGTTCTGGCATATGATCCGGCAATTTTCGTACTCGATGAAGCAACTTCCAATATCGATACGGAAACCGAAATCCTCATTCAAGATGCTCTGAAAAAACTGATGGAAAACCGCACTTCCATCATCATTGCACACCGGCTTTCCACGATCCAGCATGTTGACCGCATTCTGGTTCTGCATAAAGGTGAAATTCGTGAAGAAGGAACACATCAGGAATTGCTGGCAAAAGAAGGTTTGTATTATGATCTTTATCGGTTGCAGTATTTGTAA